The DNA segment TTTTCAGTTGGATCGTTCGCCAATTTATTAACTGATTCAACAAACCAAGATCTCCACTCTGTATCACGCTTCTCAAGATAAGCAAGAATCAAATCATCCTTTGAAGGAAAGTGGTTATACATGGTCATTTTTGCTACTCCAGCTTCAGCTACAATTTTGTCTACCCCCGTAGCATGAATCCCGTCTCTATAAAAGAGAGCTGTTGCTATATCAAGAATTTGTGTTCTTTTACTCATTGTTATCATCTCCTAGAAACTAAACATAAAACCTATCTATGAAAAGCAGAAATGTTATAGTAACAGTTACTCTGTCTTCTATCTTCTAACTCTGATTATACAAACAGGTCTGTATAAATGCAATTAAATAAAAAAAGAGATTCCCATGTTATGATGGCTGAATCTCTTTTTTATTTATTTGCATACTTTTGTTTAGTTTGTAGGAATAGATTTCAATGGTCATCATGAGTATGGCAATGGTAAAGCAAAATTAATTACTGTTTCGAACATAATCATCTACTTCGCTCGTATCATCATTATTATAATGTGTAACCAAAAATGGTGTGTCATCAAAGGAATCTGCTGATGGCTTTTCCTGATTCACCTCATATCCGTTATAGAAGATATCTAAATCGTGCATGATGGTATGAGCAATCTCTATCCCTTTGATATCCTCGGTTTCAATTGCTTTTTCAACCGCTGAAGCGGCATTTACAACGTCCTTATTCATTTTATGGCCTTCTGATTTTTCACTAAATGTTATTAGGTTTTCTTTGATTCCATCTAAGTAAACAGCATCTTCCCCGTCAAAACCAATGGTCCCTTCCCACTCCCAAAACATATTATTAAAGCTAATATGCAAGTTGCTAATGTCATTCGCTAATTCTTCTCTCCACCAGTCATCCTCATCTCTTGCTTCATTCAGACCAGCTACACTTTCTCCATTTTGAATCATGGCTTTAATTTCCCTAGTCTTTAGGTTTCTCCAATCCGGCTCCTTCTTACTGTCTGCAATATTTTGAGCCCTATCTTCCCTCTCGCCTTCTTTTAACTCTTGTTCAAGTAAAGCCAGTTCATTAACCTCTGAGTTGGCTGATTGATAAATAAAAATTCCTCCCCCTATCCCTAAAAGGGATAGAACGAGAATCATTGATTTATTTTTTAACATGTATGTTCGGCTCCTACTATTTAATACGTTATTTCAGTACCTTCTGGATGTACCTCTACAACAAATTCATCAAAAAATTCATCCTCAATATACGTTTTAATTTTCCACATACCTTCTGAAGGGAATTGGACTTCAGATGGACTATGACTAATCGTTTCAAGGCTATCTCTTTGTGTAAGAATTGTACTTTGAATAATTGGATTTACTTCATCCATAGACTCTAGATTGGTCGCAACAGCGCTGAAATACTGATTCGGAGCTTCTTCTCCCCAGAAATGCCACATCCATTTTTGACTTTCTCCAGCTAGAACTGGCCCACCTACAATCCCAAGCTTTTGATCAATCCCAAACATCTCCCCAAACTCATTATCAAAAGTCGGACTGACTTCCACTTGACTCTCACCTTTAAAACAACTTGTAATAATAAATAGAAGGGCACTTCCGCTTAATAGAAAAGGAATTTTCATTTGAACGCTCCAATCTGAATTATTGGTGGTAGGATGCTTTCTTAATTTCATACACACTTTTTCTTGATGTAACAGAAGCGATGTATCGCGATTAATGGGAGACTAAGCACTTAGATGACAACCATGCACATATATATTTGTACGTTTTATCATGTCCCAACTTTCCGAGGGAACAATGGAGATGAACCTTTATTTAAATTACGAAAACTAATTGATCGAATTAACTTACAGCTATTTTTTCTAGAGTTTTCTCCTCAACTTCTTCTTGAATCATTTGGAGTGACTTTCTATAATCTTCAGCAACGGCCAATTTAGTAAATTCAATTGTTTTATTGTGATTATGTCTTACTACCTTAGCTATTTCGTTAATATCAACTCTAAAA comes from the Alkalihalobacillus sp. FSL W8-0930 genome and includes:
- a CDS encoding DUF4871 domain-containing protein; protein product: MKIPFLLSGSALLFIITSCFKGESQVEVSPTFDNEFGEMFGIDQKLGIVGGPVLAGESQKWMWHFWGEEAPNQYFSAVATNLESMDEVNPIIQSTILTQRDSLETISHSPSEVQFPSEGMWKIKTYIEDEFFDEFVVEVHPEGTEITY